One window of the Choristoneura fumiferana chromosome 18, NRCan_CFum_1, whole genome shotgun sequence genome contains the following:
- the LOC141437654 gene encoding arginine kinase-like — protein sequence MEGYPFNPCLTEAQYKEMEDKVASTLSGLEGELKGTFYPLTGMSKETQQQLIDDHFLFKEGDRFLQAANACRFWPTGRGIYHNENKTFLVWCNEEDHLRLISMQMGGDLKQVYKRLVNAVNDIEKRIRSAHNDVRFFLTFCPTNLGTTVRASVHIKLPKLAADKAKLEEVASKYHLQVRGTRGEHTEAEGGVYDISNKRRMGLTEYDAVKEMYDGIAELINIEKSL from the coding sequence ATGGAGGGCTACCCCTTCAACCCCTGCCTAACTGAGGCCCAGTACAAGGAGATGGAAGACAAAGTCGCCTCCACCCTGTCTGGACTCGAGGGAGAGCTCAAGGGGACCTTCTACCCCCTCACTGGAATGTCCAAGGAGACCCAGCAGCAGCTGATCGACGACCACTTCCTGTTCAAGGAGGGTGACCGTTTCCTCCAGGCCGCCAACGCCTGCCGCTTCTGGCCCACCGGTCGTGGCATCTACCACAACGAGAACAAGACCTTCCTGGTGTGGTGCAACGAGGAGGACCACCTCCGTCTCATCTCCATGCAGATGGGCGGCGACCTGAAGCAGGTCTACAAGAGGCTGGTGAATGCCGTCAACGACATTGAGAAGAGGATCCGTTCGGCACACAACGACGTCCGGTTTTTCCTGACTTTCTGCCCGACCAACCTGGGCACGACCGTTCGCGCGTCCGTGCACATCAAGCTGCCCAAGCTGGCCGCTGACAAGGCCAAGCTGGAGGAGGTCGCCTCCAAATACCACTTGCAGGTGCGCGGCACCCGCGGCGAGCACACGGAGGCCGAGGGCGGCGTCTACGACATCTCCAACAAGCGCCGCATGGGGCTCACCGAGTACGATGCCGTCAAGGAAATGTACGACGGCATCGCTGAACTCATCAACATCGAGAAGTCCCTGTAA
- the Chrac-16 gene encoding chromatin accessibility complex protein 1 produces the protein MSTPKAEKDLHLPLSRVKTIMKSSPDVEAVGPEPLYLVTKVTELFVTDLAKRAYKNSGTNVLEYKHIADVVQEDDNLDFLREIMPRKITVRQFKELMAKKAARGERSDESSEDSSEESEESSSDNQD, from the exons ATGTCGACACCAAAAGCAGAAAAAGACTTACACTTACCTCTGTCGCGGGTGAAAACGATTATGAAGAGCTCTCCCGATGTTGAGGCTGTCGGACCCGAGCCTCTTTATTTAGTTACTAAAGTCACA GAACTCTTCGTCACAGATTTAGCAAAGCGAGCTTACAAGAACAGCGGCACCAACGTGCTAGAGTACAAACACATCGCGGACGTCGTTCAGGAAGACGATAATTTAGACTTCCTCAGGGAAATAATGCCGCGGAAGATAACTGTGCGGCAATTTAAGGAGCTGATGGCGAAGAAAGCTGCTCGAGGCGAGCGCTCGGATGAATCCAGTGAGGACTCCAGCGAGGAAAGTGAAGAGAGCTCCAGTGATAACCAGGACTGA